The Pseudomonas sp. G2-4 genome window below encodes:
- the serS gene encoding serine--tRNA ligase has product MLDSKLLRSNLQDVADRLASRGYALDVARIEALEEQRKTVQTRTEALQAERNARSKSIGQAKQRGEDIAPLMADVERMAGELSAGKVELDAIQTELDSILLGIPNLPHESVPVGEDEDGNVEVRRWGTPTTFDFPVQDHVALGEKFGWLDFETAAKLSGARFALLRGPIARLHRALAQFMINLHVTEHGYEEAYTPYLVQAPALQGTGQLPKFEEDLFKISRDGEADLYLIPTAEVSLTNIVAGEIVDAKQLPIKFVAHTPCFRSEAGASGRDTRGMIRQHQFDKVEMVQIVEPSKSMEALESLTANAEKVLQLLELPYRTLALCTGDMGFSAVKTYDLEVWIPSQDKYREISSCSNCGDFQARRMQARFRNPETGKPELVHTLNGSGLAVGRTLVAVLENYQQADGSIRVPEVLKPYMGGIEVIG; this is encoded by the coding sequence ATGCTCGATTCCAAACTGTTACGTAGCAACCTTCAGGACGTAGCGGACCGCCTGGCATCCCGTGGCTATGCCCTGGACGTCGCGCGCATCGAAGCGCTGGAAGAACAGCGCAAGACCGTCCAGACCCGCACCGAAGCCCTGCAGGCTGAACGTAACGCGCGCTCCAAGTCCATCGGCCAGGCCAAGCAACGCGGCGAAGACATCGCGCCGCTGATGGCCGATGTCGAGCGCATGGCGGGCGAATTGAGTGCCGGTAAGGTCGAGCTGGACGCGATCCAGACCGAGCTGGATTCAATCCTGCTGGGCATCCCCAACCTGCCTCACGAATCGGTGCCGGTCGGGGAAGACGAAGACGGCAACGTCGAAGTGCGCCGTTGGGGCACGCCGACAACCTTCGATTTCCCGGTTCAGGACCACGTGGCCCTGGGCGAGAAATTCGGCTGGCTGGACTTCGAAACCGCCGCCAAGCTGTCGGGTGCCCGTTTCGCCCTGCTGCGCGGGCCGATTGCCCGTCTGCATCGCGCCCTGGCGCAGTTCATGATCAACCTGCACGTCACCGAACACGGCTACGAAGAAGCCTACACCCCGTACCTGGTCCAGGCCCCGGCGTTGCAAGGCACCGGCCAGTTGCCGAAGTTCGAGGAAGACCTGTTCAAGATCAGCCGCGACGGTGAGGCCGACTTGTACCTGATCCCGACCGCCGAAGTCTCTCTGACCAACATCGTGGCCGGCGAAATCGTCGACGCCAAGCAGTTGCCGATCAAGTTCGTCGCCCACACGCCGTGCTTCCGCAGTGAAGCCGGGGCGTCGGGCCGTGACACCCGAGGCATGATCCGCCAGCACCAATTCGACAAGGTCGAGATGGTGCAGATTGTCGAGCCGTCGAAATCCATGGAAGCGCTGGAAAGCCTGACTGCCAACGCCGAGAAGGTCCTGCAACTGTTGGAACTGCCGTACCGCACCCTGGCCCTGTGCACCGGCGACATGGGCTTCAGTGCGGTCAAGACATACGACCTGGAAGTCTGGATCCCGAGCCAGGACAAGTACCGTGAGATTTCGTCGTGCTCCAACTGTGGCGACTTCCAGGCCCGTCGCATGCAGGCGCGCTTCCGTAACCCGGAAACCGGCAAGCCGGAACTGGTCCACACCCTCAATGGCTCCGGCCTCGCGGTGGGTCGTACCCTGGTGGCCGTGCTGGAAAACTACCAGCAGGCCGACGGTTCGATCCGCGTGCCTGAGGTGCTGAAACCGTACATGGGCGGCATCGAGGTCATCGGCTAA
- the crcB gene encoding fluoride efflux transporter CrcB, with the protein MIPLILAVSAGGVAGTLLRFATGNWINANWPRHFYTATLAVNIVGCLLIGVLYGLFLMRPEVPIEVRAGLMVGFLGGLTTFSSFSLDTVRLLESGQVPLAVGYAAISVFGGLLATWAGLSLTKL; encoded by the coding sequence TTGATCCCCTTGATCCTTGCAGTTTCCGCCGGCGGCGTGGCCGGTACATTGTTGCGTTTCGCCACGGGCAACTGGATCAACGCAAATTGGCCCCGGCACTTTTATACCGCGACGCTGGCCGTTAATATCGTGGGCTGTCTGCTGATCGGCGTTCTATACGGTCTGTTTTTGATGCGCCCGGAAGTGCCCATCGAGGTACGTGCGGGCCTGATGGTCGGCTTTCTCGGCGGCCTGACGACTTTTTCATCCTTTTCACTGGATACGGTGCGCCTGCTGGAAAGCGGGCAGGTGCCGCTGGCCGTGGGCTATGCGGCCATTAGCGTATTCGGCGGGCTGCTCGCCACCTGGGCCGGCCTGTCCCTGACCAAACTTTGA
- a CDS encoding replication-associated recombination protein A, giving the protein MDLFRSAPIAQPLAARLRAANLDEYVGQEHVLARGKPLREALEQGALHSMIFWGPPGVGKTTLARLLAEVSDAHFETVSAVLAGVKEIRQAVEVAKQQAGQYGKRTILFVDEVHRFNKSQQDAFLPYVEDGTLIFIGATTENPSFELNNALLSRARVYVLKSLDEAAMRKLVHRALTEERGLGKRQLSLSDEGFQILFSAADGDGRRLLNLLENASDLAEDNAEIDVELLQSLLGDTRRRFDKGGEAFYDQISALHKSIRGSNPDAALYWFARMIDGGCDPLYLARRVVRMASEDIGNADPRALSLCLAAWDVQERLGSPEGELAVAQAITYLACAPKSNAVYMGFKAAMRSATEHGSLEVPLHLRNAPTKLMKQLGYGDEYRYAHDEPDAYAAGEDYFPDELEPQRFYQPVPRGLELKIGEKLNHLAQLDRLSPRQRRKP; this is encoded by the coding sequence ATGGACCTGTTTCGAAGCGCCCCGATTGCCCAGCCATTGGCCGCCCGCTTGCGTGCGGCCAACCTGGATGAGTACGTCGGCCAGGAGCATGTGCTCGCTCGCGGTAAGCCTTTGCGCGAAGCGCTGGAGCAGGGCGCGCTGCATTCGATGATTTTCTGGGGCCCGCCGGGCGTGGGCAAGACCACCCTGGCGCGGCTGTTGGCGGAAGTCTCGGACGCCCATTTCGAAACGGTTTCGGCGGTACTGGCCGGGGTCAAGGAAATCCGCCAGGCGGTGGAAGTGGCCAAGCAGCAGGCCGGGCAGTACGGCAAGCGCACGATCCTGTTCGTCGACGAAGTACACCGCTTCAACAAATCCCAACAGGATGCGTTCCTGCCCTACGTCGAAGACGGCACGCTGATTTTCATCGGTGCGACCACCGAAAACCCTTCGTTCGAACTCAATAACGCCTTGCTGTCCCGGGCGCGGGTCTATGTGCTCAAGAGCCTCGACGAGGCGGCGATGCGCAAGCTGGTGCACCGGGCGCTGACCGAAGAGCGCGGCCTGGGCAAGCGCCAGCTGAGCCTCAGCGATGAAGGCTTCCAGATCCTGTTTTCAGCCGCCGATGGCGATGGCCGGCGCTTGCTCAACCTGCTGGAAAACGCCTCGGACCTGGCCGAAGACAACGCCGAGATCGACGTCGAGCTGTTGCAAAGCCTGCTGGGGGATACCCGGCGACGCTTCGACAAGGGCGGCGAGGCGTTCTACGACCAGATTTCGGCGCTGCACAAATCCATCCGCGGCTCCAACCCCGACGCCGCCTTGTATTGGTTTGCGCGCATGATCGACGGCGGTTGCGATCCGCTGTACCTGGCGCGGCGGGTGGTGCGCATGGCCAGCGAAGACATCGGCAATGCCGACCCGCGGGCCCTGAGCCTGTGCCTGGCGGCCTGGGATGTGCAGGAGCGCCTCGGCAGCCCGGAAGGCGAGCTCGCCGTGGCCCAGGCCATCACTTACCTGGCCTGCGCGCCGAAAAGCAACGCGGTGTACATGGGCTTCAAGGCAGCGATGCGCAGCGCCACCGAGCACGGCTCCCTCGAAGTGCCGTTGCACCTGCGCAACGCGCCAACCAAGCTCATGAAACAGCTGGGCTATGGCGATGAATACCGTTATGCCCACGATGAGCCGGACGCCTATGCCGCCGGCGAAGACTATTTTCCCGACGAACTCGAACCTCAACGGTTCTATCAGCCGGTGCCCCGTGGCCTGGAGTTGAAGATCGGCGAGAAGCTCAACCACTTGGCGCAACTGGACCGCTTGAGTCCACGGCAGCGGAGAAAACCTTGA
- the lolA gene encoding outer membrane lipoprotein chaperone LolA: MRLIRMLLLPVLALTTLSAHADEKDVARLTQLLERSQTLTARFSQLTLDGSGTQLQETAGDMALQRPGLFYWHTDAPAEQLMVSDGKKVSLWDPDLEQVTIKTLDQRLTQTPALLLSGDISKISQSFDISAKEAGGVIDFTLKPKTKDSLFDSLRLSFRNGLVNDMQLIDSVGQRTNILFTGVKANEPIAASKFKFDIPKGADVIQE, from the coding sequence ATGCGCCTGATTCGCATGTTGCTGTTGCCCGTATTGGCCCTGACCACCTTGTCGGCCCACGCCGATGAAAAGGATGTGGCCCGCCTGACCCAGCTACTGGAACGGTCCCAGACCCTGACCGCGCGCTTTTCCCAACTGACCCTCGACGGCAGCGGCACCCAGTTGCAGGAAACCGCCGGCGACATGGCCCTGCAGCGTCCGGGCCTGTTCTACTGGCACACCGATGCGCCGGCTGAGCAACTGATGGTGTCCGATGGCAAGAAAGTCTCCCTGTGGGACCCGGACCTGGAGCAGGTCACCATCAAGACCCTCGACCAGCGTCTGACCCAAACCCCGGCGTTGCTGCTGTCCGGCGACATTTCCAAGATCAGCCAGAGCTTCGACATCAGTGCCAAGGAAGCGGGCGGTGTGATCGACTTCACCCTCAAGCCCAAGACCAAGGACAGCCTGTTCGACAGCCTGCGCCTGTCGTTCCGCAACGGCTTGGTCAACGACATGCAACTGATCGACAGCGTCGGCCAGCGCACCAATATCCTCTTCACCGGGGTCAAGGCCAACGAGCCGATCGCCGCGTCCAAGTTCAAGTTCGACATCCCCAAGGGTGCCGATGTGATCCAGGAATAA
- a CDS encoding DNA translocase FtsK yields the protein MKKSTAAPKTVVPLWRQQLHYRLKEGALIAIGALCLFLMMALLTYGKDDPGWSHNSKIDDVQNFGGPAGSYSADILFMVLGYFAYIFPLLLAIKAYQIFRQRHEPWQWSGWLFSWRLIGLVFLVLSGAALAHIHFHAPTGLPAGAGGALGESLGDLARNALNIQGSTLLFIALFLFGLTVFTDLSWFKVMDVTGKITLDLIELIQGAMNRWWAARTERKQLVAQLREVDDRVHDVVAPTTPDKREQAKVKERLIEREQALSKHMSEREKQVPPVITMAPAKPPEQSKRVQKEKQAPLFVDSAVEGTLPPISILDPAEKKQLNYSPESLAAVGHLLEIKLKEFGVEVSVDSIHPGPVITRYEIQPAAGVKVSRISNLAKDLARSLAVTSVRVVEVIPGKTTVGIEIPNEDRQIVRFSEVLSTPEYDNHKSPVTLALGHDIGGKPVITDLAKMPHLLVAGTTGSGKSVGVNAMILSILFKSGPEDAKLIMIDPKMLELSIYEGIPHLLCPVVTDMKDAANALRWSVAEMERRYKLMAKMGVRNLSGFNAKVKEAEEAGTPLSDPLYHRENIHDEAPLLHKLPTIVVVVDEFADMMMIVGKKVEELIARIAQKARAAGIHLILATQRPSVDVITGLIKANIPTRMAFQVSSKIDSRTIIDQGGAEQLLGHGDMLYMPPGTSLPIRVHGAFVSDEEVHRVVEAWKLRGAPEYNDDILNGVEEAGSGFEGSSGGGDDDAETDALYDEAVQFVLESRRASISAVQRKLKIGYNRAARMIEAMEMAGVVTAMNTNGSREVLAPGPMRD from the coding sequence TTGAAGAAATCCACCGCAGCACCCAAAACAGTCGTTCCGCTTTGGCGCCAGCAATTGCACTACCGGCTCAAGGAAGGTGCATTGATCGCCATCGGTGCCTTGTGCCTGTTCCTGATGATGGCCTTGCTGACCTACGGCAAGGACGATCCGGGCTGGAGCCATAACAGCAAGATCGACGACGTGCAGAATTTCGGCGGTCCGGCCGGTTCCTACAGCGCTGACATCCTGTTCATGGTGCTGGGCTATTTCGCCTATATCTTCCCGCTGCTGCTGGCGATCAAGGCCTACCAGATCTTCCGCCAGCGCCACGAGCCATGGCAGTGGAGTGGCTGGCTGTTCTCCTGGCGCCTGATCGGCCTGGTATTCCTGGTGTTGTCGGGGGCCGCGCTGGCCCATATCCATTTCCACGCGCCCACTGGCCTGCCGGCCGGGGCGGGCGGTGCCCTGGGGGAAAGCCTCGGCGACCTGGCCAGGAACGCCCTGAACATCCAGGGCAGCACGCTGCTGTTCATTGCCCTGTTCCTGTTCGGCCTGACAGTGTTCACCGACCTGTCGTGGTTCAAGGTCATGGACGTCACTGGCAAGATCACCCTGGACCTGATCGAGTTGATCCAGGGGGCCATGAACCGCTGGTGGGCGGCGCGCACCGAGCGCAAGCAACTGGTGGCGCAACTGCGTGAAGTCGACGACCGGGTCCACGACGTGGTGGCCCCGACGACGCCGGACAAACGCGAGCAGGCCAAGGTCAAGGAGCGCCTGATCGAGCGTGAGCAGGCGTTGAGCAAGCACATGTCCGAGCGCGAGAAGCAGGTGCCGCCGGTCATCACCATGGCCCCGGCCAAGCCGCCGGAGCAAAGCAAGCGCGTGCAGAAAGAGAAGCAGGCGCCGCTGTTCGTCGACAGCGCGGTGGAAGGCACCTTGCCGCCAATCTCGATCCTGGACCCGGCGGAAAAGAAACAGCTCAACTATTCCCCCGAGTCCCTGGCGGCCGTTGGTCACCTGCTGGAGATCAAACTCAAGGAGTTTGGGGTCGAGGTCTCGGTGGATTCGATCCACCCGGGTCCGGTCATCACCCGCTACGAAATCCAGCCGGCCGCCGGCGTGAAGGTCAGCCGCATCTCCAACCTCGCCAAGGACCTGGCGCGCTCCCTGGCCGTGACCAGCGTGCGGGTGGTGGAAGTGATTCCCGGCAAGACCACCGTGGGTATCGAAATTCCCAACGAAGACCGGCAGATCGTGCGCTTCTCCGAGGTGCTGTCGACGCCTGAGTATGACAACCACAAGTCGCCGGTCACCCTGGCCCTCGGGCATGACATCGGCGGTAAGCCGGTCATCACCGACCTGGCGAAAATGCCGCATTTGCTGGTGGCCGGTACCACCGGTTCCGGTAAGTCGGTGGGGGTGAACGCGATGATCCTGTCGATTCTGTTCAAGTCGGGCCCCGAAGACGCCAAGCTGATCATGATCGACCCGAAAATGCTCGAGCTGTCGATCTACGAGGGCATTCCGCACCTGCTGTGCCCCGTGGTCACCGACATGAAGGACGCCGCCAACGCCTTGCGCTGGAGCGTTGCCGAGATGGAGCGCCGCTACAAGCTGATGGCGAAGATGGGCGTGCGTAACCTCTCGGGCTTCAACGCCAAGGTCAAGGAAGCCGAAGAGGCCGGTACGCCGTTGAGCGACCCGCTGTACCACCGCGAAAACATCCACGACGAAGCGCCGCTGCTGCATAAGCTGCCGACCATCGTGGTGGTGGTGGACGAATTCGCCGACATGATGATGATCGTCGGCAAGAAGGTCGAGGAACTGATTGCCCGTATCGCCCAGAAGGCTCGTGCAGCCGGTATCCACTTGATTCTCGCCACGCAGCGGCCGTCGGTGGACGTGATCACCGGCCTGATCAAGGCCAACATTCCGACCCGCATGGCGTTCCAGGTGTCGAGCAAGATCGACTCGCGGACCATCATCGACCAGGGCGGCGCCGAGCAGTTGCTCGGGCACGGTGACATGCTCTACATGCCGCCGGGCACCAGCCTGCCGATTCGTGTGCACGGCGCGTTCGTCTCCGACGAGGAAGTGCACCGTGTGGTGGAAGCCTGGAAACTGCGGGGCGCCCCTGAGTACAACGACGACATCCTCAACGGTGTCGAAGAAGCCGGCAGCGGTTTCGAGGGCAGCAGCGGCGGCGGTGACGACGATGCGGAAACCGATGCGCTTTATGACGAAGCGGTGCAATTCGTCCTGGAAAGCCGCCGGGCCTCGATTTCTGCCGTTCAGCGCAAGCTGAAGATCGGCTACAACCGCGCCGCCCGCATGATCGAAGCCATGGAAATGGCCGGGGTCGTGACGGCCATGAACACCAACGGTTCGCGCGAAGTACTGGCGCCGGGCCCGATGCGCGACTAA
- the aat gene encoding leucyl/phenylalanyl-tRNA--protein transferase: MLTWLQRNTFDFPPLAKAMREPNGLLAAGGDLSADRLIQAYRHGCFPWFSEGQPILWWSPDPRTVLFPDELHVSRSLGKLLRKQRYEVTFDRDFAAVIKACAEPRDYADGTWITEAMQTAYLELHRRGFAHSVEVWDQGQLVGGLYGLAMGQLFFGESMFSRADNASKFGFATLVQHLKAAGFVLIDCQMPTEHLHSLGARSIPRAEFAGYLKGHLDLPNQATWVC, translated from the coding sequence ATGCTGACTTGGTTACAACGCAATACTTTCGATTTCCCGCCACTGGCCAAAGCCATGCGCGAACCTAACGGGCTATTGGCCGCCGGCGGCGATCTGTCCGCCGACCGGTTGATCCAAGCCTATCGCCACGGCTGCTTCCCGTGGTTTTCCGAGGGCCAGCCGATCCTGTGGTGGTCTCCGGATCCACGCACCGTGCTGTTTCCCGACGAACTGCATGTCTCCCGCAGCCTGGGCAAGCTGTTGCGCAAGCAGCGCTATGAAGTGACGTTCGACAGGGATTTTGCGGCGGTCATCAAGGCCTGCGCCGAGCCGCGGGACTATGCCGACGGCACCTGGATCACCGAAGCCATGCAAACCGCTTATCTGGAGCTGCACCGTCGTGGCTTCGCCCATTCGGTGGAGGTTTGGGACCAGGGCCAACTGGTGGGAGGCCTGTACGGCCTGGCCATGGGGCAGTTGTTTTTTGGCGAATCCATGTTCAGCCGGGCCGATAACGCGTCGAAATTCGGCTTCGCGACGCTGGTCCAACACCTCAAGGCGGCCGGTTTTGTACTCATCGACTGCCAGATGCCCACCGAGCACCTGCATAGCCTGGGTGCGCGCTCGATTCCACGCGCTGAATTTGCGGGCTATCTAAAGGGACATCTGGACCTGCCCAACCAGGCGACATGGGTTTGCTGA
- a CDS encoding arginyltransferase — MTELARLKFYATQPHSCSYLPEEQATTLFLDPSQPMDVHVYADLSEMGFRRSGDHLYRPHCQHCNACVPARIPVAQFVPNRQQKRIFKRNADLLVRPAKPQFSEEYFDLYQRYIEQRHADGDMYPPSRDQFSTFLVRDLPFSRFYEFRLEGRLVAIAVTDLLPNGLSAVYTFYEPGEERRSLGRFAILWQINEARRLGLEAVYLGYWIKNCKKMNYKTQYRPIELLINQRWVVLS, encoded by the coding sequence ATGACCGAGTTGGCGCGTTTGAAGTTCTATGCCACTCAGCCCCATTCTTGCAGTTACCTGCCCGAGGAGCAGGCCACGACGCTGTTCCTCGACCCTAGCCAGCCCATGGATGTGCATGTCTACGCAGACCTGTCGGAGATGGGCTTTCGGCGCAGCGGCGATCATCTCTACCGGCCGCATTGCCAGCATTGCAATGCGTGCGTTCCCGCGCGCATCCCCGTGGCCCAGTTCGTCCCCAATCGCCAGCAGAAACGCATTTTCAAACGCAATGCCGATCTTCTGGTCCGGCCAGCCAAGCCTCAATTCAGCGAAGAGTATTTCGACCTGTACCAACGCTACATTGAACAACGCCACGCCGATGGCGACATGTACCCGCCCAGTCGAGATCAGTTTTCAACCTTCCTGGTGCGCGACCTGCCGTTTTCCCGCTTCTATGAATTCCGCCTCGAAGGACGACTGGTGGCCATTGCCGTCACGGATTTGCTGCCCAACGGGCTGTCCGCGGTCTACACCTTCTATGAGCCCGGCGAAGAACGGCGCAGCCTGGGGCGCTTTGCCATTCTTTGGCAAATCAACGAAGCCCGGCGCCTGGGGCTGGAAGCGGTGTACTTGGGCTACTGGATCAAAAACTGCAAAAAAATGAATTACAAAACCCAATATCGACCCATTGAGCTGCTAATTAACCAGCGATGGGTTGTTCTCAGTTAG
- the infA gene encoding translation initiation factor IF-1, with amino-acid sequence MSKEDSFEMEGTVVDTLPNTMFRVELENGHVVTAHISGKMRKNYIRILTGDKVRVELTPYDLSKGRITYRAR; translated from the coding sequence ATGTCGAAAGAAGACAGCTTCGAAATGGAAGGCACTGTCGTCGACACCCTGCCCAACACCATGTTTCGTGTGGAGTTGGAAAATGGGCACGTCGTAACCGCGCACATCTCCGGCAAGATGCGCAAGAACTACATTCGTATTCTTACCGGTGACAAAGTGCGCGTCGAGCTGACGCCCTATGACTTGAGCAAAGGGCGCATCACTTACCGCGCTCGCTAA
- the clpA gene encoding ATP-dependent Clp protease ATP-binding subunit ClpA — MLNRELEVTLNLAFKEARSKRHEFMTVEHLLLALLDNEAAATVLRACGANLDKLKHDLQEFIDSTTPLIPVHDEDRETQPTLGFQRVLQRAVFHVQSSGKREVTGANVLVAIFSEQESQAVFLLKQQSVARIDVVNYIAHGISKVPGHGDHSEGEQDMQDDEGGESSSSGNPLDAYASNLNELARQGRIDPLVGREAEVERVAQILARRRKNNPLLVGEAGVGKTAIAEGLAKRIVDNQVPDLLANSVVYSLDLGALLAGTKYRGDFEKRFKALLGELKKRPQAILFIDEIHTIIGAGAASGGVMDASNLLKPLLSSGDIRCIGSTTFQEFRGIFEKDRALARRFQKVDVSEPSVEDTIGILRGLKGRFELHHNIEYSDEALRAAAELASRYINDRHMPDKAIDVIDEAGAYQRLQPVEKRVKRIEVPQVEDIVAKIARIPPKHVTSSDKELLRNLERDLKLTVFGQDAAIDSLSTAIKLSRAGLKSPDKPVGSFLFAGPTGVGKTEAARQLAKAMGIELVRFDMSEYMERHTVSRLIGAPPGYVGFDQGGLLTEAITKQPHCVLLLDEIEKAHPEVFNLLLQVMDHGTLTDNNGRKADFRNVIIIMTTNAGAETAARASIGFTHQDHSSDAMEVIKKSFTPEFRNRLDTIIQFGRLSHEVIKSVVDKFLTELQAQLEDKRVLLEVTDAARSWLAEGGYDVTMGARPMARLIQDKIKRPLAEEILFGELAEHGGVVHIDIKDGELTFDFETTAEMA, encoded by the coding sequence ATGTTAAACCGCGAGCTCGAAGTCACCCTCAATCTTGCCTTCAAGGAGGCTCGTTCGAAGCGTCATGAATTCATGACCGTCGAGCACCTGTTGCTGGCCCTATTGGATAACGAGGCTGCCGCCACCGTTCTGCGTGCCTGCGGCGCGAACCTCGATAAACTCAAGCATGATCTGCAGGAGTTCATCGACTCCACCACGCCCTTGATCCCCGTCCATGATGAGGATCGGGAAACCCAGCCAACCCTGGGCTTCCAGCGTGTCCTGCAGCGTGCTGTCTTTCATGTACAGAGCTCGGGCAAACGTGAAGTCACCGGCGCCAACGTGCTGGTTGCCATCTTCAGCGAACAGGAAAGCCAGGCGGTTTTCCTGCTCAAGCAGCAGAGCGTTGCGCGCATCGATGTCGTCAACTACATCGCCCATGGCATCTCCAAGGTGCCGGGGCATGGCGATCATTCCGAGGGTGAGCAGGATATGCAGGACGACGAGGGCGGTGAGTCTTCTTCCTCAGGCAACCCACTGGATGCCTATGCCAGCAATCTGAATGAGCTGGCTCGCCAGGGGCGTATCGACCCGCTGGTCGGGCGCGAGGCCGAGGTCGAGCGCGTTGCGCAGATCCTGGCCCGGCGTCGCAAGAACAATCCGCTGCTGGTGGGCGAGGCGGGCGTGGGCAAGACCGCGATTGCCGAAGGCCTGGCCAAGCGCATCGTCGACAACCAGGTGCCAGACCTGCTGGCCAACAGCGTGGTGTATTCCCTTGACCTGGGTGCCTTGCTGGCCGGCACCAAGTACCGCGGCGATTTCGAGAAGCGCTTCAAGGCGTTGCTCGGCGAGCTGAAAAAGCGTCCGCAGGCGATCCTGTTCATCGATGAAATCCACACCATCATCGGTGCCGGGGCTGCCTCCGGTGGCGTCATGGATGCCTCGAACCTGCTCAAGCCGCTGCTGTCTTCGGGTGATATCCGCTGCATCGGTTCGACGACGTTCCAGGAATTTCGCGGGATTTTCGAGAAAGACCGTGCCCTGGCCCGGCGTTTCCAGAAGGTCGATGTGTCGGAGCCTTCGGTGGAAGACACCATTGGCATCCTGCGCGGCCTGAAGGGTCGTTTCGAGCTGCACCACAACATCGAATACAGCGATGAAGCCCTGCGCGCCGCGGCTGAGCTGGCCTCGCGCTACATCAATGACCGGCACATGCCGGACAAGGCCATCGACGTCATCGACGAGGCGGGCGCCTACCAGCGCCTGCAGCCAGTGGAAAAACGCGTCAAGCGCATCGAAGTGCCTCAGGTCGAGGATATCGTGGCGAAAATCGCGCGGATTCCACCTAAGCACGTCACCAGTTCCGACAAGGAGCTGCTGCGTAACCTGGAGCGTGACCTGAAGCTGACGGTGTTCGGCCAGGATGCGGCCATCGACTCGCTGTCGACAGCCATCAAACTGTCTCGCGCCGGTCTCAAGTCGCCAGACAAGCCAGTCGGTTCCTTCCTGTTCGCCGGTCCTACCGGTGTGGGCAAGACCGAGGCGGCACGGCAGCTGGCCAAGGCGATGGGCATCGAACTGGTGCGCTTCGACATGTCCGAGTACATGGAGCGCCACACCGTATCGCGTCTGATCGGTGCGCCTCCGGGCTATGTCGGTTTCGACCAGGGCGGCCTGCTGACCGAAGCCATCACCAAGCAGCCACACTGCGTATTGCTGCTCGACGAAATCGAGAAGGCGCATCCGGAAGTCTTCAACCTGCTGCTGCAGGTCATGGACCACGGCACGCTGACCGACAACAACGGGCGCAAGGCGGACTTCCGCAACGTGATCATCATCATGACCACGAACGCTGGTGCCGAAACCGCGGCGCGCGCTTCGATCGGTTTCACCCATCAGGACCATTCGTCCGATGCGATGGAAGTGATCAAGAAGAGCTTCACGCCTGAATTCCGCAACCGCCTGGACACCATTATCCAGTTTGGTCGCCTCAGCCATGAGGTCATCAAAAGCGTGGTGGACAAGTTCCTTACCGAACTTCAGGCGCAGCTCGAAGACAAGCGTGTGCTGCTGGAAGTCACCGACGCGGCCCGAAGCTGGCTGGCGGAAGGTGGTTACGATGTGACGATGGGGGCGCGACCAATGGCTCGCCTGATCCAGGACAAGATCAAGCGTCCGCTGGCCGAGGAAATCCTCTTTGGCGAACTGGCCGAACATGGCGGTGTGGTTCACATCGACATCAAGGACGGCGAACTGACCTTCGACTTCGAAACCACGGCCGAAATGGCCTGA
- the clpS gene encoding ATP-dependent Clp protease adapter ClpS → MHAISQIRLTFNQDRPDLHDDDSAGIAVQEAKPALQAPPMYKVVLFNDDYTPMDFVVEVLEVFFNLNRELATKVMLAVHTEGRAVCGVFTRDIAETKAMQVNQYARESQHPLLCEIEKDG, encoded by the coding sequence ATGCATGCAATCAGCCAGATTCGACTAACATTCAATCAGGATCGCCCGGATCTACATGACGACGATTCCGCAGGCATTGCTGTTCAGGAAGCAAAGCCCGCATTACAGGCGCCACCGATGTACAAGGTGGTTTTGTTCAACGATGACTACACACCGATGGATTTCGTCGTCGAAGTGCTCGAGGTGTTTTTTAACCTGAATCGCGAGCTGGCGACCAAGGTCATGCTGGCCGTCCATACAGAGGGACGGGCAGTATGTGGAGTGTTTACCCGCGACATCGCCGAGACAAAGGCAATGCAGGTCAACCAGTACGCCCGGGAAAGCCAGCATCCGCTACTCTGTGAAATCGAGAAGGACGGTTAA
- a CDS encoding cold shock domain-containing protein, with the protein MSGKVKWFNNSKGYGFILAAGRDDEDLFAHYSAINMDGYKTLKAGQPVTFDIIQGPKGLHAVNISVITVEDTPIPVNARVTETH; encoded by the coding sequence ATGAGTGGCAAGGTGAAATGGTTCAACAATTCCAAGGGTTACGGTTTCATTCTCGCGGCCGGCAGGGACGATGAAGATCTTTTCGCCCACTACTCGGCAATCAACATGGATGGCTACAAGACCCTGAAGGCCGGACAGCCTGTGACATTCGACATCATCCAGGGGCCCAAAGGGCTGCACGCGGTAAACATCAGCGTGATCACCGTCGAAGATACGCCGATCCCTGTCAATGCAAGGGTCACCGAGACCCATTGA